A window of Sodalis praecaptivus genomic DNA:
CCAGGAGATGGACGAAGCCACCCACCGCCCCTACACCTCGCGCTACATCGGTTCGCTGGTTTCCGATTTCCATCGCAATTTACTCAAGGGCGGCATTTATCTCTATCCCAGCACCGCGACCCATCCCAACGGCAAGCTGCGATTAGCCTACGAGTGCAACCCGATAGCGTTTCTGGCCGAGCAGGCCGGCGGCAAGGCCAGCGACGGCAAAAACCGCATACTGGATATTGAGCCGCACGAGCTGCATCAGCGTTCCGCGTTCTTCACCGGCACCGAGTCCATGGTTAACGATGTTGAACGCTTTATCCGCGATTACCCAGATAACGTTTAAGCCTGGGAGCGCGCCGGCGGGGCATCGCGGGATGTCGCGCCGTGCTACTCTGCGTCCGCGCCACGGGCCGGACGGCCGCCGCGCTGGCCGACGCAACAGCGTGATCCTATCCGCGGGCGCCCAGCGTACCGCGGGGGAAAATCGGTTATACTAGCCGTCTCGCCATTCTTGGAAAGTTTAAGGAAAACGACATGAGTTTGAATCAGGTACCGGCAGGCAAAGATCTCCCGGAAGATATTTATGTGGTCATTGAAATTCCGGCTAACGCGTCCCCCATTAAATATGAAGTTGACAAGGAAAGCGGCGCCCTGTTTGTCGATCGTTTCATGTCCACCGCGATGTTCTATCCCTGTAACTACGGCTATATCAACCACACTCTCTCCCTGGATGGCGATCCGGTGGACGTGCTGGTGCCGACGCCGTATCCGCTACAGCCTGGCGCCGTGGTGCGCTGCCGTCCCGTCGGCGTGTTGAAAATGACCGACGAATCCGGCGAAGATGCCAAACTGGTGGCGGTGCCGCACACCAAGCTGTCGAAAGAATATGACCACATTAAAGACGTCGACGATCTGCCTCAGCTGCTGCGGGCGCAAATCACCCATTTCTTCGAGCATTACAAAGATCTCGAAGCCGGCAAATGGGTGAAGGTCGACGGCTGGGATAACGCCGAAGCGGCCAAAGCCGAAATTCTCGCCTCTTTCGAGCGCGCCAAAAAGAAATAATACCGCCGAAAAAAAACCGCTCACCGAGCGGTTTTTTTTGGCCGTTAACCCGCCGCGTCGGAAGGGTCCTCATGCCGGCGTACCCAATCTCCTCCGGGCAGCAGCGTAAGACCGGTGACCGGCCGCTGATAAAGATACATCCAGGCGCTGCCGTAGGGCGTGCCGATCAGGATCCGCTTGTATTCGCCGCTTTTGGTGCGCAGCGCATCCAGTTCCGCCAGGGTGGTGGAATCGATGCGGTACACCTCGCCATAGACCGCGCCGTCGCCCGACACGACCGCCGGATAATGGCCGAGATCGTAAAGCGCATAGCCTGGAATAGTGTAATCTCCCAGCCATTGGGCGTTGGTCATCCAGTGACTATTTCCCTGTTTGCGTCGCAGACTACCGTAAACAATAATTCGCATGGTTAAAACTCAAACCGATAGAGCAAGTCTAGCGCCTGGTTAAGACCAGACACGGCTTCCAGATAAAGTTTCGGCATTAAACGATAACGCAGCGTTAACGTTGCCAGTGAGTCAAAAATACCAACACCGTATTTGACCTGCAAACCGGGCGCGATATAACCGCTGACCACGACCTGGGAGCTGTCGCCAACCCCCTGTGTGTCCAGCGCTAAATCGCTGACCCCGAATGCTTGTCCGATTTTACCCACAACTTGGCCGCTTTGTGCAACCCCCATCCCAATTAACATCGATGTCATCATATTGCTGTCGGCGCCGGAGGCATCCAGACCCTGTCCGCGCAACAAATAAGACAGCGCCTCCTGTTGCGATTTGACCGGATCGGAAAAGACTTCCACTTTCGGCTGGTCGGCCAAGCCGGTGACGCGCACCCCCGCCGTGACGTCATCCTCGGTGGAATCCGGATTGCGGATGGCCTCGATGTTCAAATAAGGCTGATCGACCGGGCCGGAAAACAGCAACTGCCCTTTGTTGACGATCAAATCCTGTCCATAGGCGTGAAAGCGACCGGACGGAATATCGATTTGCCCGTTAAGCCCCAGCCCCTGCTTATCCTGCGCTACTTTCAAATCCCCTTTAAGCCTGGCTTTGAGGCCGAAAGCGTCCAGGCGCACATCGTCACCGACATGCACCAGCAGGTTGGAGGTAATGGGGATGGCGGAGCTCTCCTTATCGGCTACCGGCCGCAGATTATCGTCCAGCAGCACTTCATCACTGGAGACGCCAACCGCGCTCTGCGGCATATCCTTCACTTCAATGCGCGCCCAGGGAATATCAACCTTGCCATTAAGGGCGAACAGCGTCGGCGTAGCCTCGAACACAATATCCGGCGACATGTCCAGCCGTACCATGGGCGGCACGGTGATGCGCACCCGATTGCCCTGGGCGTTGATACGCGCGCGCCAGGCCGCCATCCGGTTCCAGTCGGCGTCGCCGGTCAGGTTGACCTGGCCGTGGGTTGTCCCGATAAGCCCCTGTAGCGTAGAGCGGGTCCCGGCGAAAGAGAGCGCCAGGCGACTGTCGGTCATGGCAAAGGGCATGAAGTTGCCTTTGATAACCAGACGCTCCAGCCCCAATTGACCGTACAGCTGCGGCCGCTGCACATCGCCGCCGAGACGCAACGCGGCATTGACTAGCCCATCGACGCTTTCACCCCGCGACATCAACGGTTTCAACAGCGCCAGCGAAAGCTGATTGATGTTGACGTTGCCGGACAGCGCCCGCCGATTTTGGGGATCCGCCACCTGCACCTGACCGTTGAACTGGCCATTGCCGGCGATTTTGAAAAGCCAGTCGAGGCGGGCCAATCCCTTATCCAGCGCGGCATTGAGCGTCAGCGTTTCAAACGCCACCGGCAGTGTCTTGCCCTGCACCGTTTGACTGACCTTCACGCCGTTGCCCACTAGCGCCACTTTGCCCTGCGGTAGGCCGCCCCCCGCGGTCCAGCGTACCTCGGCCCGGCCGGTGAAGACGCCGCTGGCCTGTGTTTCCGCCGGTAGCAGGGGTTTCAACATTGCCAAATCGAAGCGGTTCAGCTGCAAACTGGCCTGCCCGGATGCCCCTATCTCGCTGTTTTGCGGCGCGCAGATCTGCGCATTGGGGTTTTGCCAGCAATGCGGGCCGATAATGAGATTTTGCGCGACGGCCTGATAATCCAGCGTCATTGCGCGCGTCAGCCGCCATTCCCCCACCGGCGTAGCGAAACGGGTTTGGCTGAGCGTACCCTGCCAGCGTTGCTGTTGCCGATCGAAACCGCCGTTTAACTGCAACTGGCCGGCAACCGGCTCACCCTGCATCGCCAGCTTGAGCTGATGCCGCTTTTCATCGCCGGTCGCGTCCAGGGTCAGTTGGGCGATGGACAGCGACCCCTGTAGCAACCTGTCCAGCCGCAGCTGAACGTTACCGCGCACGATGTCGCTGGAACGGACATCGCCCTGCAACGCAATGCGCCCGACGGTTAACTCTCCCCAGCGCAGCGCGTATGCGTTGAGATCCATAAGCAACTGCGGCGCGCGCAGATTGCCCCGCAGTTTGATATCGCCCGCCGCCCGACCGCCCAGCCCTGGCAAGGCACCGTTCAGCGCCGGGGCGTTGAGCACGGCGTCCAGCGCGAAGGCATCGCTCAGTTCGCCTTTCACCGTCAACTGGTTACGCCCCAGCGCCAACAGCAGTTGCGGCACCTGCCATTGACCGGCGGCGTTACCCCTGAGCGACCCCTTCGCGGTGAGCGCGTTTTGCCGGATATGGCCATGGAGATCCAGTTCAGGCACCTGTAGTTGCCAGTTGCCGCCATACAGGCTGCCGCGGCTGGTGAGTTTTCCGTCCAGCCGCGCGGGCCAGTCCGGCCACTGGCGGGCGGTATTAATCCCGCTTAACGACAGTTCGCTACGCCAGCTAATGGCGCGCTGCCAGTCCACCACCGCGCTCAGATCGGTATTGCCCTGTAACGCCGCCAACCGCAGGCGCGATAGCGTAAAGCCGTCGGTATTGCCCTTGGCGTCCAGGCTCACATCCGCCGGCGGCAGACCCTCGCCGCTGAGCGCCGCTTTCAACGTCAGCCGATAATCCCGCGCCTCGCCGTCCAAACGCAGGGCCAGACCCCGCGCCTGATATTGCGGCGTACCGGTTAACGGCCACTGCACGGACTGCCCGTCGATCGTCAATGTCAGCGGCAGACCCGCCTGCGCCAGGCGCGTTTTCAGCGCCAACTGCGCGGTGAGCGGACCGGAGAGATTGAGCGCGGCGCGCAGTTCATCGCGCAGGTCGCCGTCTACCGCGAGCTTGATCTTCTCGCCTTTTAGCGGCGCGCTATTTACGGTGGTGTTGACCGTCATCGACACCGGCCAGCGCCCGCTGAGTTCGGCGTTGCCGGACGCGTTGAGCAAGCCCTGGGGCGAGTCGATATCCAGCAGCGTCAATTCAGCATGCCGATCGCGGGTCGCCGCCTGCAAACGTAAGCGGGTGATAAGCAGATTGGCGTCGCCGGAGAGACGCAGATTTTCCCCTTCGATATCCTCAACCGTCAGATTCAACGGCAGGGTAAACGAAGGCAGCGGCGGCAGGAGCGGCTTGGCGAACAGTGCGCGCAGCGTCTCGGCCAGCGGCGGCTGCGCGCGAATTGCCGCCCGCGCCGCCTCAGCATCGGCGCGTTTTTGCGCCGGCGTGCGCGTATCGGGTTTTATCGCCTGCGCGGCGGCGGCCGCCGCCTTATCCGCCACCACCTGCGCCGCCGTCGGCAGCGCCACCAGCAAACCGGCGATGCGCGTCGGCGTCACCGTCAGGTTATTGCCCTGAAACTGAAGGCCGGTGCTGAATTCGTCAAGGGCGATGCGGGTATTATCCACTTTGACCTGCACATTATTCAGCGCCAGACGGCGCAGGTTAAGCGGATAGGGGGTCGATAGGGAACCACCGCCCGACGCCTCCTGCGTTGCCGGCGCCGGCGGCCCGAATTCGGCGGTGTTTACGCCGACATTCACATCGCGCAGGGAGAGATCGTTGAGGCACAGCTGGCGCTCCCGCAGACAACCAAAATCCAGCGCAAGATGGAATTCGCCGACACCGACCGTAACGCCGGGCATCTGGTAACGTAACTGCTTAATGGTCAAATCGCGCCAGCCGCCGCTGACGGAGGCCATTTCCAGTCCCGGCACCCAGCGGGCCGCGCCGTTCAGCACCAGGTGCAGCCCGCTGGTGGTCCCCACCAGAAACGCCAGCGCGCCCACCAGCAGCACCAGCAGCAGCACGACACCCAGGCAGATTTTCTTAACAAGGCTCATAATTCCGGCCCCAGTCCAATATAGAATTGCACGCCGTGCTCATGTTCATCCGCCACCGGGGCGGCGATGTCCAGCTTGATGGGGCCGACGGGCGATTGCCAGCGCACGCCGACGCCGGCGCCGGTCTTGAAGTTGCTCTGTTTGATATCGTTAACCGCCTCGCCGCTGTCGACAAATACCGCGCCCCACCATTTGCCGGTGACGTTATATTGATACTCCAACGATCCGGTGGCCAGTTTGGAGGCGCCGGTCAATTTGCCGTCATCGTCGCGCGGCGACAGGGATTTGTATTTATAGCCGCGAATACTGCGATCGCCGCCGGCAAAAAAGCGCAGCGAAGGCGGGACGCGTTCAAAATCGTTGGTTTCGATCCAGCCCAGGTTGCCGCGGGCTACGAAGCGGTGTTTCTCCGCCAGCGTGCGGATCCAGACGTTCTGCGCCTGCAAAATGACAAAATCGATATCCGAACCCCAGACGGTATTGGAAACATCCACCGAATAGCGCTGGCTGTCGCCCCAGGTGGGCATCAGGCCGCCACGCTGGCGGGTCCGGTTGATACTGACGCCGGGATAGATAAGCATCGTGGTATCGGTAACGTTGGCCTGGGTAAAGTGATCCAGGCTCCAGCGCAAATTGATAGCCCGCTGCCAGCCGCTGGACAGATCCCAATAGCGCGCCACGTTCAGCGTGGTGGAATCCGCCTGGGTATCGTTGAGGTCTTCGCGCTTGAAGCCGCCTTGCAGCAGATAATATTGCTCCAGCGGATCTTTGAGCAGCGGAATTTTATAGCTGACATCGGCCGATTGCTCCGGCGCCGACAGGCTAAGACTGGTTTGCAAACTGTGGCCGCGCGAGTTAAGCCACGGTTTGTTCCAGGTGGTTTTGACCCGCGGTCCCACATCGGTGGCATAGCCGACGCCGGTTTCGAGACTGTTGCGACTGCGCGGCGTCACGACCGCGTCCAGCGGCAGCGTTTTGCTCTGTTTACCGGAGGAAAAGTCAGGGGAGATCACCACCGAATTAAACCAGTTGGTGGCCGCCAGCCGGCGGTTTAGCTCCGCCAGCGATTCGGCGCTGTAAGGTTCGCCCTCGCGTACTTTGGCGAGATTTTGCAGGTAATCTTCGCGGATCTGGGCGCCGTGGAAGCGCACTTTACCGAAGCGATAGCGCTGGCCGCTATCAAAATCGATATCCCAATAAGCCTGGTAGCGCGACGGCGCTACACCCAACTGGCTTTTGCGAAACTCGGCGTCGAAATACCCCTTGCGCAGCGCCAGGCTGGAAAACCCGTTTTTGAATCTGTCGTAAGCGCCGTGATTCAATACGGTGCCAAGGGCGGGCTTGCCGTCTGACACCCACTGGCGATAATCGCTGTCCTGCCGCGCCTCGCCGCGCAAAATGACATTGACGCCGGCGATTTTCACCGGCTTACCCGGCGTGACACGGGCGATAAGTACATCGCGACCGCCGTTCACCGCCGGCTTAAAGACGAAATCGATGGTGGGCGAATAATAGCCAAGCGCCCGCAGCCCCTCGCGCACCGCGTTATCCACCCGGCTTTGGAAGCGCGCGTCGGCGGTCACCTCATCGCTGCCAATGGTGGACAGGCGCGCGCGTACATTGCGCTGCAGGTCGCCGCTGAGCCCCTCCACCTGTAGGCGGACGTTGGCGCTATGGGCCTGCGGCATCAGCAACAGCGCGCAGAAAAATAGGGATTTTCGGCCGTACCGTGCTTTCACGCTGATGACCTCTGATTGTTTCTTTCCTGGCAAAGTCTCTCCATCCGCGACGAATCAGCGTTGATGCTATTATTAGCAGACTCAATACTCCGTTGGCAAAATCGCCGGGCGGCCCTTGCGCGGCCGCGTCCGTCTCGCCGTCGGGCGCTGAGTGGCGCTTACTCACCTGATGCTCAGGTGTATCAACCCTCTATGGTTAGTGATGAGATATTTTCGCAGTAAAATCGATTTATCTTCACAGCATCATGTAATAATGCGCTTTATTGTCGGTAAAGCGTGCCGGTTAAACAACCCCTTGCGGGGTATTTCGCCGGCATTTGTTCAAATGAGGAGTTCAGGGTGGCGCAAAATTTCGACAAAACTACGCGCATTACGCAAAGTGAAGCGCTGCCGGGGCGCATGACGCCCATGCCCATCGCCCCCACGCATCCGGTGCTGCACCATTCCATGAGCCACGTCCCGGACGGCATGGCGCTAGCGATATTCGCCATGGGCTGTTTTTGGGGCGTGGAGCGGCTTTTCTGGCAACAGCCCGGCGTTTACAGTACCGCGGCCGGCTATACCGGCGGCTTTACGCCCAACCCTACCTACCGCGAAGTGTGCAGCGGCCAGACCGGCCATGCCGAAGCGGTAAGAGTGGTGTTCGACCCGCAGATCATCCCCTACACGGCGTTGCTGGGGTTATTCTGGCAGCACCACGATCCGACCCAGGGCATGCGCCAGGGGGACGATATCGGCAGCCAGTACCGCTCGGCGCTCTTTCCCCAGGATGATGCGCAGCGCGAGGCCGCGCGCGTAAGCCTGGCCGCTTTTGCCCAAGCGATGGCCGACGCCGGCGATACCCGCCCCATCACGACCGCGCTGGAACCCGCGGCGCCCTTTTATTATGCCGAGGATGAGCATCAACAATATCTACATAAACATCCCGACGGCTATTGCGCCCTCGGGGGCATTGGCGTGTGCCTGCCGCCGGCCCGCTAAGCGGTATTGGCGGCGCGATGACAGACGCTGCTATACTGTCGTGCGACACGGTCGCCGTGGCGTTGAGGCGAGATGTTCACGCAAATTCGCCCTTACAGGGCGCCGACGCTTCCTTATAGCCCGAACTGGTTAACTTATGCTAAATAGTTTTTTGCTTATTCTGCTGCTGATTGCAGTAAGCGCATTTTTCTCGATATCAGAGATATCGCTGGCCGCCTCGCGCAAAATAAAATTGAAATTGCTGGCCGACGAGGGGGATATTAACGCGCAGCGCGTGCTCAAATTACAAGAGACGCCGGGCGTGTTTTTTACCGTGATTCAGATTGGCCTCAACGCCGTGGCCATTCTCGGAGGCATCGTCGGCGACGCCGCCTTTTCTCCCTGGTTTGCCTCGGTATTCGCGCACTTTATGTCACCCGAGCTGGCGGAACAGTTGAGCTTCATTTGCTCCTTCTCGCTGGTGACCGGTATGTTCATTCTGTTTGCCGATCTGACCCCGAAACGCATCGCGTTGATCTCTCCGGAAAGTTATGCCGTCAAGATCATCAACCCAATGCGCTTCTGCCTGCTGGTATTCCGTCCGCTGGTGTGGCTGTTTAACGGTCTGGCCAACGTCATTTTCAGAATGCTGAAACTGCCCATGGTGCGCAAAGACGATATCACTTCCGACGATATTTACGCGGTGGTAGAGGCCGGGGCGCTGGCCGGCGTGCTGCGCAAGCAAGAACATGAACTCATCGAAAACGTTTTTGAGCTGGAATCGCGCACCGTGCCCTCCTCTATGACGTCGCGCGAAAATATCATTTATTTCGATCTGCGCGAAACCGAGGACAGCATTAAAGAGAAAATCGCCACCCATCCCCATTCCAAATTCCTGGTCTGTGACGCGACCATCGACCACATCGTCGGCTATGTCGACTCGAAGGACCTGCTTAATCGCGTGCTGGGCAATCAGAGCCTGGCGCTCAATAGCGGCGTGCAGATCCGCTCGGCGCTGATCGTGCCGGATACCCTGACCCTGTCTGAAGCGTTGGAAAGCTTTAAAACCGCCGGCGAGGATTTCGCGGTCATCTTAAACGAGTATGCGCTGGTGGTCGGGATAATCACGCTAAATGATGTGATGACTACGCTTATGGGGGATCTGGTAGGCCAGGGGCTGGAGGAGCAGATTGTCGCCCGCGACGAAAACTCCTGGCTGATTGAGGGCGGCACGCCGATTGATGATGTGATGCGGGCGCTGCACATCGATGAGTTTCCGCAATCCGGTAACTACGAAACCATCGGCGGCTTTATGATGTTTATGCTGCGCAAAATCCCCAAACGCACCGATTTCGTCCGATACGCCGGCTACAAGTTTGAGGTGGTGGATATCGACAGCTATAAAATCGATCAGCTGCTGGTTACGCGCGTCGAGGAAAAATCCTCCCCGCTACTGTCGCCGGCGTCCGACAACAATGCCCATGTCGCCTGAGATAAGCGCCGCAGTGATGAAAAAAAAGCCCCCGCGCGCGGCGGAGGCATAATGACTACGGCGGCAGTTCGCCGTAAAAAGCGTTCTTAGGCCATATCTAGCTGGAGCCGCATTACCTGGCGATTGACTTCAGACATGACGCTGAAATGCTGTTTATCTCGCACCTTGGGCAGCAAAATTTTACCTTTATCAAACTCAAAAGCGCCGATGCCCTTGATGTAAAGTCTGCCGCGAAATAAGGTCTTTACGTAAGTGGCTACTTTTATGGCGTTATAGCGATGGAAGATTCTCATTTTTGTACTTTCCTCCTACAGGGTTACTTCTTCCTATGGTACTGACTACCGCGATTGGAAATCCGGTAACGCTACCTAACTACACCTTATCTGAGTGGTAAGTTGTGCTTTAGTTCACGCTCTTACAGGATGCATTACTGCTTTTACATATTTTGACAGTAGGGTATAAAAAACAAATCCCTATAAACAGTATAATTATCCTAAAAGTGCGGTGGTTGTGCTTGCACACACACTGGGCCAAAGAGGGCCCGGTGAGATCCTAACAACAGGAGTTTTTTATGCGCTATCTCATCGGCCTACCGTTATGCTGCCTCGTCGTGTCCCTCTCGTTGCATGCCCATCTGCTGCGCACCGGTGAACCGGTTCCGCCTGTGAAGGTCATGCATCAGGGGGAAGTAATCTACGATCATAATGAGTTTAGTCATCAATCCTGGAATAGCGCACGCCTCCCCGGAAAAATTCGTCTCATCCAGCATATCGCCGCCCGAACCTCGGCGCGCGAAATGAATGCCGCGTTGATTGAAACCCTACGCAAGGCAAGATTACCGCGCGAATATTACCAAACGACGACAATCGTCGATCGCGGCGACGCTTTCTTCGCTACCGGCTGGTTCATCCGCCACCAAATCGAGGCGAGTCTGCGTCGCTACCCCTGGTCGCAGATTATCGACGATACCAACAGCGTGGTGCGTCATAACTGGCAGTTGAAAAGCAAAACTTCGACCATAGTGCTGCTTAACGCCCAAGGAGAGGTGCAATGGGCCAAAGAGGGGCCGTTGACGCTGGAGGAGATACGCCAGGTCGTCAGCCGTATCCAGCGCCTATTGCGCGAACAGGACCGATGAGCGCCGGCGGCGAACGACGGCAGATTGATAGTCCAGCCGGACGGGAACAGCGGTCGGACGGTTATGGCCCGAGCGGTTACGTCGGCCGCTTGATAACCGTAGCCGGACGGGAGCAGCGGTCGGACGGTTGTGGCCCCAGCGGTTACGTTGGCCGGGCGGCCACGGCTGTCGGCGGGATATGGCCGCCCGACGAGTTAGCGGGGGCTAGACAGCCACCCGCTGCACGACCGCCGCGGGCGCGCGGCGTCAGAACAACGACACCCGAAAGCCGGGATTCAAGAAAGATTCTCGCGGGGTATAATCTAACGCCCGTCCCTGCCAATCATTGACCTGGGCCCCGGCCGCCATGGCCACCGCGTGCCCTGCGGCGGTATCCCAGACGCTGGTCGGCCCAAAGCGCGGATAAAGCTGCGCCGTCCCCTCCGCCACCAGGCAGAATTTCAGCGATGAGCCGATAGTGATCGTCTGATGCTCGCCCAGGTGGGCCAGATAATCCTGCAGCTCCGCATTGTTGCCGTGCGAACGGCTCACCACCACCAACGGCGGGCGCGCTTCTTTCACCTCTATGGCCTGCCGCTCGCCGTGCTCGTCGATACGCCAGGCTTTTCCGTCCGCTGCGGCATAAAGCCGGTCGGTGACCGGCGCATAGACCACGCCCATCACGGGCTTACCGTCTTCGATTAGCGCGATATTGACCGTAAATTCACCGTTACGGCGCAGAAACTCCTTGGTGCCGTCCAAGGGGTCCACCAGCCAGAAACGGCGCCAATGCTGACGAACGGACCAGTCCGGCGGATCCTCTTCGGAGAGAAGGGGAATGTCCGGCGCCAGCGCCTGTAAACGGGCGGCGATGACCCGATGCGCGGCCAGATCCGCGGCGGTAACCGGCGAGTCGTCCTGCTTCTGATTCAGCTCCAGCGGCTTTTCACCGTTGTAGACCTGCATGATGGCCGCGCCGGCGTCGCGGGAAAGGGTAATGATGTGTTCAATCATGATACACCTCGAAGATGAGCCTTAAGGTAATGATAATATTTTTTCGTCCGGCGTGATAACTCTTCGACACCCCAGGGGGGAGAAGTTGCATAGCGCCACGCCGTCGAGAGAAACGCCGGCGTGGGAGAGAGGAAACGCGTCGGCGCGCGTTCCGCAGGTTTACAGAATTTCCAACAGCTCTACTTCAAAAATCAACGCGCTGAAAGGCGGAATGGACGCGCCCGCGCCGCGTTCGCCGTAGGCCAGTTTGTGGGGAATATACAATTCCCACCGCGAGCCGACCGGCATCAACGTCAGCGCTTCGATCCAACCGGCAATGACGCCGCTGACCGGGAACTCTGCCGGCTGGCCCCGCTCAACCGAACTGTCAAACACGCTACCGTCCAGCAGCCGGCCGGTATAATGCACGCGCACGCGATCCTGGCGCGAGGGGATGGCCCCGTCGCCTTGGGTTAGGACTTTGAATTGCAGGCCGGATTCGGTCAGCGTGACGCCCTCCTTGTCGGCATTGTCCGCCAGGAACTTATCGCCTTCCACCGCCAGATGCTGTTGGCGCTCCTGACGCACCGCGTCGGCGCGTTCGTGGACGGTACGCAGCGCGCGATGGATAACGTCCACCGGCACCGCCGGGGCATTGCCTTCCAGCGCATCGCGTAATCCCGTAAGCAACGCATCCGGCAACAGGCCTTCCAGACCGGATTCGACCAATTGCTGGCCTACCTGTAGGCCGATACCGTAGCTCGCCTGGGCTTCTACGCTGTCTAATGAAGGGTTAGTCATGAAGTTTCCTTGATATCTCAAAAAGCGAAAGGCGCAGCATAACAGCGCGGGCGGTTGGGGTAAAATCCCGCGTGCAAATAGTATGACGCCTCCCCTTAACGTCAGCGTCACGGTATAAAATAGGCATGGAGCTTCATCCCACGCCGCTCTATACTTCATCGGGTTACGGCAACAGTTTTGCAAGAGAGGTCATCATGGGCAGAATCGCGCCCAGGAAAAACACGTCCCCGGGCTTTTCGCTGCCGGGCCTGGACGGCCTGCGGGAGAAATGGCGTCGCCGTTTCGGCCCCGATGATGATGTCAGCCGGCCCGCCGTTGAGAGCGAGGAACGCGCGCCAACCGGTGAAAGCGTTAAACGCACGCCGGGGCAAAACACGGGCGCGCAGGACAGCCTGCCAGCCGCGTCGACGGAGGACGCGACCTACGCCCTGGCCATCGGCAGCGCCGCCGAGGCAGACGAACCCTACCCGTCCCCTATCGGCAGTGCCGACATCGTGCGCGCGTCCCGCCGTGACGTTGGCACAACCTCCGGCCGCTACGGCACCGATGATGTTGACGCGACCTCCGTCCGCTACGGCACCGCTGCCGATGACGCGCCCGAGGCCACGCCCATCGGCAGCGCCGGCCATCGCCCTGATTATCTGACAGACGTTCCGCCACGAACGTCAGCGGCCCCCGCATCGCCAAGCGCAGGCGCCTCACTGCGTGGACAGGCGCTATTGGCGACATTGTGGCACCTGCCCGACGGTTTCAACTGGATGAGGCCGCTACCGCTCATGCATCGCCGCTGGCTGCTGATTATCGCATTACTGGTGGCCATCGCTTTACTTTGGCCCTACAGTCCAACGACGCCGCCGGCGCCGGTGGCTCGCAATGATGCAGCATCCTCAGCCGTACCGAGTATGCAGGCCGAGCTGGTGGACAACAGCGCCGGCGGCGGCAACACGGACGAGCGGCACGTGCAAACGTACCGCATCGTCGACGGCCAGACGCTGGCCCAGTTGTTCCGCGCGCATAATCTGCCGGTGGCGGATGTCTTTGCCATGGCCCAGGTAGAGGGCAACGACAAACCGCTAAGCAGCCTGCAGGCCGGGCAGGAAGTTCGCATCGTGCAAAACGCGCAGGGCGTCGTGACGCTGC
This region includes:
- a CDS encoding hemolysin family protein — encoded protein: MLNSFLLILLLIAVSAFFSISEISLAASRKIKLKLLADEGDINAQRVLKLQETPGVFFTVIQIGLNAVAILGGIVGDAAFSPWFASVFAHFMSPELAEQLSFICSFSLVTGMFILFADLTPKRIALISPESYAVKIINPMRFCLLVFRPLVWLFNGLANVIFRMLKLPMVRKDDITSDDIYAVVEAGALAGVLRKQEHELIENVFELESRTVPSSMTSRENIIYFDLRETEDSIKEKIATHPHSKFLVCDATIDHIVGYVDSKDLLNRVLGNQSLALNSGVQIRSALIVPDTLTLSEALESFKTAGEDFAVILNEYALVVGIITLNDVMTTLMGDLVGQGLEEQIVARDENSWLIEGGTPIDDVMRALHIDEFPQSGNYETIGGFMMFMLRKIPKRTDFVRYAGYKFEVVDIDSYKIDQLLVTRVEEKSSPLLSPASDNNAHVA
- the msrA gene encoding peptide-methionine (S)-S-oxide reductase MsrA translates to MTPMPIAPTHPVLHHSMSHVPDGMALAIFAMGCFWGVERLFWQQPGVYSTAAGYTGGFTPNPTYREVCSGQTGHAEAVRVVFDPQIIPYTALLGLFWQHHDPTQGMRQGDDIGSQYRSALFPQDDAQREAARVSLAAFAQAMADAGDTRPITTALEPAAPFYYAEDEHQQYLHKHPDGYCALGGIGVCLPPAR
- a CDS encoding DUF1107 domain-containing protein gives rise to the protein MRIFHRYNAIKVATYVKTLFRGRLYIKGIGAFEFDKGKILLPKVRDKQHFSVMSEVNRQVMRLQLDMA
- a CDS encoding YtfJ family protein, translated to MRYLIGLPLCCLVVSLSLHAHLLRTGEPVPPVKVMHQGEVIYDHNEFSHQSWNSARLPGKIRLIQHIAARTSAREMNAALIETLRKARLPREYYQTTTIVDRGDAFFATGWFIRHQIEASLRRYPWSQIIDDTNSVVRHNWQLKSKTSTIVLLNAQGEVQWAKEGPLTLEEIRQVVSRIQRLLREQDR
- a CDS encoding LysM-like peptidoglycan-binding domain-containing protein, producing the protein MELHPTPLYTSSGYGNSFAREVIMGRIAPRKNTSPGFSLPGLDGLREKWRRRFGPDDDVSRPAVESEERAPTGESVKRTPGQNTGAQDSLPAASTEDATYALAIGSAAEADEPYPSPIGSADIVRASRRDVGTTSGRYGTDDVDATSVRYGTAADDAPEATPIGSAGHRPDYLTDVPPRTSAAPASPSAGASLRGQALLATLWHLPDGFNWMRPLPLMHRRWLLIIALLVAIALLWPYSPTTPPAPVARNDAASSAVPSMQAELVDNSAGGGNTDERHVQTYRIVDGQTLAQLFRAHNLPVADVFAMAQVEGNDKPLSSLQAGQEVRIVQNAQGVVTLLEIETGAAGPVRFALQPDGSYQRR
- the cysQ gene encoding 3'(2'),5'-bisphosphate nucleotidase CysQ, with product MIEHIITLSRDAGAAIMQVYNGEKPLELNQKQDDSPVTAADLAAHRVIAARLQALAPDIPLLSEEDPPDWSVRQHWRRFWLVDPLDGTKEFLRRNGEFTVNIALIEDGKPVMGVVYAPVTDRLYAAADGKAWRIDEHGERQAIEVKEARPPLVVVSRSHGNNAELQDYLAHLGEHQTITIGSSLKFCLVAEGTAQLYPRFGPTSVWDTAAGHAVAMAAGAQVNDWQGRALDYTPRESFLNPGFRVSLF
- a CDS encoding peptidylprolyl isomerase, with amino-acid sequence MTNPSLDSVEAQASYGIGLQVGQQLVESGLEGLLPDALLTGLRDALEGNAPAVPVDVIHRALRTVHERADAVRQERQQHLAVEGDKFLADNADKEGVTLTESGLQFKVLTQGDGAIPSRQDRVRVHYTGRLLDGSVFDSSVERGQPAEFPVSGVIAGWIEALTLMPVGSRWELYIPHKLAYGERGAGASIPPFSALIFEVELLEIL